A stretch of the Bacteroidota bacterium genome encodes the following:
- a CDS encoding metal-dependent transcriptional regulator — protein sequence MNSFTEENYLKAIYKLIEQVDSEVSTNAIAEKMSTKAASVTDMLKKLSDKKLINYQKYQGVTLTSKGEKVALSVIRKHRLWEMFLLEKLDFKWDEVHDVAEQLEHINSDKLIEQIDKFLNYPKFDPHGDPIPDANGKIQAQKSKSIAHYIKNDVIVMTGVVDHSAAFLQYLDKTGLALGDEIKIKEVVFFDRSLQIVVNKKSTIFISNDVAKNILAIKK from the coding sequence ATGAATTCTTTTACAGAGGAAAATTATCTAAAAGCAATCTACAAACTAATAGAACAAGTTGATTCAGAGGTTTCGACTAATGCTATTGCTGAAAAAATGAGTACAAAAGCAGCATCTGTAACAGATATGTTAAAGAAGCTTTCAGACAAGAAACTTATAAATTACCAAAAATACCAAGGAGTTACGCTTACTTCCAAAGGCGAAAAAGTAGCATTAAGCGTCATTCGAAAGCATCGATTGTGGGAGATGTTTTTATTGGAAAAACTGGATTTTAAATGGGACGAAGTTCACGATGTAGCCGAACAACTCGAACACATCAACTCAGATAAGCTCATCGAACAAATTGATAAATTTCTGAACTACCCCAAATTTGATCCGCATGGCGATCCTATTCCAGATGCCAACGGAAAAATTCAAGCCCAAAAATCCAAATCAATTGCACACTACATCAAGAATGATGTGATTGTAATGACGGGTGTTGTTGATCATAGCGCAGCTTTCTTACAATATCTTGATAAAACAGGACTTGCATTGGGAGATGAAATAAAAATTAAAGAAGTCGTGTTTTTTGATCGATCACTGCAAATCGTTGTCAATAAAAAATCGACTATTTTCATTAGTAATGATGTAGCAAAAAATATTTTGGCTATAAAAAAATAA